In Drosophila bipectinata strain 14024-0381.07 chromosome 2R, DbipHiC1v2, whole genome shotgun sequence, one genomic interval encodes:
- the tea gene encoding protein telomere ends associated isoform X4: protein MSTSEGKRGTKRKGDSMYPVLFSEFKNLVTNLPDICFELQSEKGAMTLDECAMFFYKQFYENPSIRKKYPVNIKPCPRLKKKKFFSIPTELELGPTPAKTKAKENRKPPETLNATDKNPPPWMVALPDSSSGYSDSVSESTDVPACPKNGTNKRSVSKEKINVEEFAKDVEVNIKNAGNFILPLHRNIFFKYLNQETVLNSWIPKKVKEVMPLAEQLSTVYNEFYIFPFKRKDIEYFVGLPKELKERIFKYGIPIDDKAETTVQLMCPIISLTIFEDHILNLREILAKIKSEDRSGKNWKWADYSQAYYFAFYLNVEIREKYGFKVKECHPRMKDRLLKIPNKATAEFLKRRMPQNLPQINSMVTTTPLPEIITEVTKKDNAEKQITFGLFKRFIKNLDEVILQMQACEKYKNKSEKECAKQLYKDLYSDPDFHKKFECKWKPCPARIRQILLSYQKDIPPQPDKELERSPVNNGIQILEALELTPIPNDVLEKWVKNYEKTKANEPAIEPENRAKQTKKPSSVVIPKTISFKLFTRLIQNLDSIILQMKQWPKYRDKSDMECVTTFYNNYFSYPKFRKIFVSKWKPCPGRVRDLLSSYAVEDKENRRETNHKTKQVDYDVVEDLGFGLFKMPVSFDKFCQCINIDDIVAKLMKTNDKKVIRADLNKYTSYCTDIYTQFFLFPHYRQKIAYHVKTADPEFRKQLEKYAIPMDEKAKSSMAKHSLKSQLINVKGVVYKFPVTFETFIQYINKEDLVVSLIKDAAPTASSKKVAEIQADERKSTHLLRGFYHNFYTSRDEKERFIWSFDGAPLATLAKLHEFAVPILCQSKEVPIDRLMKHFNQSALQRNPPISYQIFECFLDLDVVVKKMQEEPTYAQESNDNCKKIFYREFYNNPRVRLKYPYQIKACPPELLNKILMIPSKDQPIKKFPAQSQLNPSDLKELYAARRQELYSKTLENVRYNLSTHVLHGNCHIPDKPSSDEAVEPPPEENNFIETSGPPASTTKTGPDTSREEKEVSPKVDPVRESLLKEAKEIFFTQSGLEHNLRLLICTNVGLKGLMWRILFQLNLEEFQSYTNIHGGENLYTNETDLKQCYEHVVIKGNWPLNLYVRLSKLRHLMRTKGVEMDTLDLSLVSPKILHWNELVQHTDFDQIVELQYTERTGMKFSDQKTLWQERKQFYAACWKHDEWIYQAPKITDGRLNEMPVEDVPPLVDFVWRPVFDCETVEDTAASSLGNKETINAPIGQLSGALSEDHTYSKSNASNLEDMDSDCPTTQLQKSIDSESENMSILSNCSSTTTVVEKQNPPVQNQPVTETPQLEPVVATPTIPEAERENAQEPEAAVNASNFVDVDNVCPATQIEQMSTDPLTPIKQEPIRFLNNLRAAISDSSITECIWESISTELVCLDSDEESDLACFAIPKNANTPKPSTVNAKEGGQNEEILGQKEATVTRKKKNAANNNPPAKRPRLAKDNVPQLRHGFRPLPLSTTDRTEGLTSGEPNTTDNASLPNGPGPLPLTAHVAHVPQDQQPPAPQEQQSPAPQDPQQPDPQPPDPKRQFQNGKKH from the exons ATGTCCACCTCAGAGGGGAAACGAGGAACAAAGCGCAAAGG GGATTCAATGTATCCGGTGTTGTTTTCAGAGTTCAAAAACCTGGTAACCAATCTGCCAGATATTTGCTTTGAACTGCAAAGCGAAAAAGGCGCCATGACGCTCGATGAGTGCGCTATGTTTTtctataaacaattttacgaaaatCCCAGCATAAGGAAAAAGTATCCTGTCAATATAAAGCCGTGTCCACGgcttaaaaagaaaaagttcttCAGCATACCAACAGAACTAGAACTAGGACCCACGCCCGCCAAAACCAAGGCCAAGGAAAACCGGAAACCTCCAGAAACCCTCAACGCAACCGACAAGAACCCCCCACCTTGGATGGTGGCCTTGCCAGACAGTAGCTCTGGATACTCGGATAGCGTTAGCGAATCCACTGATGTTCCTGCATGTCCCAAGAATGGCACGAATAAAAGGTCAGTGTCGAAAGAGAAAATAAATGTTGAGGAGTTTGCGAAAGACGTCGAAGTTAATATAAAAAA CGCGGGGAACTTTATATTACCCTTGCACCGAAATATATTCTTCAAGTATTTAAACCAGGAAACTGTTTTAAATTCATGGATCCCTAAAAAAGTCAAAGAAGTTATGCCTTTAGCCGAGCAGCTGTCAACGGTGTACAACGAATTCTATATATTCCCGTTTAAACGAAAAGATATAGAATATTTTGTTGGACTTCCTAAAGAACTAAAGGAacgtatttttaaatatgggATACCTATAGATGACAAGGCAGAAACGACAGTTCAATT aatgtGTCCCATCATTTCGTTGACAATCTTTGAGGATCACATTTTAAACTTAAGagaaattttggcaaaaatcaaaTCTGAAGATAGATCTGGCAAAAACTGGAAGTGGGCAGATTACTCCCAAGCCTactattttgcattttatcTTAATGTTGAGATTAGAGAAAAGTACGGCTTCAAAGTTAAAGAGTGCCACCCACGGATGAAGGATCGCCTTCTAAAAATACCTAACAAAGCGACTGCCGAGTTTTTGAAGAGACGCATGCCCCAGAATCTCCCTCAAATTAACTCGATGGTTACCACAACTCCCTTGCCGGAGATTATCACGGAAGTGACGAAAAAAGATAATGCGGAGAAACAAATTACGTTTGGACTTTTTAAGCGTTTCATTAAAAACCTAGACGAAGTTATTCTGCAAATGCAGGCGtgtgaaaaatacaaaaataaatcggAAAAAGAATGCGCTAAGCAATTGTATAAGGACTTGTATTCAGACCCCGATTTTCACAAGAAGTTTGAGTGTAAGTGGAAGCCATGCCCGGCTCGAATACGCCAAATTCTGCTAAGCTATCAAAAGGATATACCTCCGCAGCCAGATAAAGAACTGGAACGTTCTCCTGTGAATAATGGTATACAAATTTTAGAGGCATTGGAATTAACTCCAATACCCAACGATGTACTTGAAAAGTGGGTCAAAAACtatgaaaaaacaaaagctaaTGAGCCTGCAATAGAACCTGAAAATCGGGCGAAACAAACGAAGAAACCTTCTTCAGTTGTGATACCTAAAACAATATCATTCAAGCTGTTTACCCGATTAATTCAAAACCTTGATAGTATAATATTACAAATGAAACAATGGCCCAAATACAGAGACAAATCGGATATGGAGTGCGTTACAACATTTTACAACAACTATTTTTCATATCccaaatttcgaaaaatatttgttagcAAATGGAAACCATGTCCTGGGAGAGTTCGCGATTTGCTGAGTAGCTATGCGGTGGAAGACAAAGAGAATCGGAGAGAAACTAA TCATAAAACCAAACAAGTGGACTATGATGTAGTGGAGGACTTGGG atTTGGTCTTTTTAAAATGCCAGTTTCGTTTGATAAATTCTGCCAATGTATTAATATTGATGATATTGTGGCCAAGTTGATGAAAACCAATGATAAAAAGGTGATACGTGCAGACCTAAACAAATACACATCGTACTGCACCGATATATATACTCAAttttttctgttcccccattATCGACAAAAAATTGCCTATCATGTTAAAACAGCAGATCCAGAATTTCGAAAACAATTGGAGAAATATGCTATTCCCATGGATGAGAAAGCTAAGAGTTCCATGGCCAAACATTCATTAAAATCACAATTGATAAACGTAAAAGGTGTCGTCTACAAGTTTCCAGTGACTTTTGAAACCTTTATCCAATATATTAATAAAGAAGACTTGGTGGTGTCGCTAATTAAAGACGCAGCACCAACTGCGAGCTCCAAGAAAGTGGCAGAAATACAAGCAGACGAGCGGAAAAGCACTCACCTGTTACGTGGATTCTACCACAATTTTTACACATCTCGCGATGAAAAAGAAAGATTCATCTGGTCTTTTGATGGGGCACCGCTGGCAACTCTTGCAAAGCTACATGAATTCGCTGTGCCTATATTGTGTCAGTCTAAGGAGGTTCCAATCGATCGCCTAATGAAACACTTCAATCAGTCAGCTTTGCAGCGCAATCCACCCATTTCATATCAAATATTTGAATGTTTTCTCGACTTGGATGTGGTGGTTAAGAAAATGCAAGAGGAGCCAACATATGCACAAGAAAGTAATGATAATTGCAAAAAGATATTCTACAGAGAGTTCTACAACAATCCAAGAGTACGGTTGAAGTATCCATATCAGATAAAAGCTTGTCCGCCAGAACTattgaataaaatattgatGATTCCATCGAAAGACCAGCCAATAAAGAAATTTCCAGCGCAAAGTCAGTTAAACCCATCAGATCTAAAGGAACTTTATGCCGCCCGAAGACAAGAATTATATTC taaaacttTGGAAAATGTTCGCTATAACCTGAGCACTCATGTATTACATGGCAATTGTCATATCCCTGATAAACCCAGTTCAGATGAAGCAGTTGAACCTCCCCCAgaagaaaataatttcattgAGACCTCAGGACCTCCAGCGAGCACGACTAAAACTGGACCAGATACTTCCAGGGAAGAAAAGGAAGTTTCACCAAAAGTTGATCCGGTCAGAGAATCTCTCTTAAAGGAAGCCAAAGAAATATTCTTCACCCAAAGTGGCCTG GAACACAACCTGCGGCTCTTGATCTGCACGAACGTTGGACTTAAAGGACTCATGTGGCGTAtactttttcaattaaatctgGAGGAATTTCAGAGCTACACAAATATTCACGGTGGGGAGAACCTGTATACTAACGAAACGGACTTGAAACAATGCTATGAGCATGTTGTAATCAAGGGAAACTGGCCACTAAATCTGTATGTCCGGCTTTCAAAGCTAAGGCACTTGATGCGCACCAAAGGTGTGGAGATGGATACATTGGACCTCAGTCTTGTATCCCCAAAGATACTACATTGGAACGAGTTGGTTCAACATACAGATTTTGACCAAATTGTCGAGTTGCAGTACACCGAACGCACTGGTATGAAGTTTTCAGACCAAAAAACCCTCTGGCAGGAGCGTAAGCAATTCTATGCAGCCTGCTGGAAGCACGATGAGTGGATCTACCAAGCCCCCAAGATTACGGACGGGCGACTAAACGAGATGCCTGTAGAGGACGTGCCACCATTAGTTGACTTTGTTTGGa GGCCGGTGTTTGACTGCGAAACTGTTGAGGACACTGCGGCTAGTAGCCTTGGCAATAAGGAAACAATAAACGCTCCAATTGGTCAACTCTCTGGCGCACTTTCTG AAGATCACACTTATAGCAAAAGCAATGCCTCCAACTTAGAGGATATGGACAGTGACTGTCCTACAACACAGCTCCAAAAGA gtATCGATTCGGAAAGTGAAAACATGTCAATTTTGAGCAATTGTAGTTCCACAACGACGGTAGTTG aaaaacaaaaccctCCAGTTCAAAATCAACCTGTAACTGAAACACCTCAATTGGAACCAGTGGTTGCAACACCAACGATTCCAGAGGCAGAAAGAGAAAATGCTCAAGAACCAGAAGCTGCGGTCAATGCATCCAACTTTGTCGATGTGGACAACGTATGCCCAGCCACACAAATAGAACAAATGTCCACAGACCCGCTGACACCGATCAAGCAAGAGCCCATACGGTTTCTTAACAATCTACGAGCAGCGATTAGCGACAGTTCCATCACTGAATGTATATGGGAATCCATATCCACGGAACTAGTCTGCTTAGACAGCGATGAAGAATCGGACCTGGCTTGTTTTGCAATCCCGAAAAACGCCAATACACCAAAACCCTCTACAGTTAATGCAAAAGAAGGGGGGCAAAATGAAGAAATCTTAGGTCAAAAAGAAGCTACAGTAACTcgtaagaaaaaaaatgcgGCCAATAATAATCCGCCTGCCAAACGTCCGCGACTAGCGAAGGATAATGTTCCGCAACTGAGGCATGGCTTTAGACCGCTGCCCCTTTCCACAACAGATCGCACGGAAGGTCTAACTTCAGGGGAACCGAACACAACTGATAACGCTTCATTGCCGAATGGTCCTGGGCCACTACCGCTAACGGCGCATGTAGCGCATGTACCACAGGATCAGCAACCACCGGCTCCACAGGAGCAGCAATCGCCGGCTCCACAGGATCCACAACAACCAGATCCCCAACCACCGGATCCAAAG AGACAATTTCAAAATGGGAAAAAGCATTAA
- the tea gene encoding protein telomere ends associated isoform X2 has translation MSTSEGKRGTKRKGDSMYPVLFSEFKNLVTNLPDICFELQSEKGAMTLDECAMFFYKQFYENPSIRKKYPVNIKPCPRLKKKKFFSIPTELELGPTPAKTKAKENRKPPETLNATDKNPPPWMVALPDSSSGYSDSVSESTDVPACPKNGTNKRSVSKEKINVEEFAKDVEVNIKNAGNFILPLHRNIFFKYLNQETVLNSWIPKKVKEVMPLAEQLSTVYNEFYIFPFKRKDIEYFVGLPKELKERIFKYGIPIDDKAETTVQLMCPIISLTIFEDHILNLREILAKIKSEDRSGKNWKWADYSQAYYFAFYLNVEIREKYGFKVKECHPRMKDRLLKIPNKATAEFLKRRMPQNLPQINSMVTTTPLPEIITEVTKKDNAEKQITFGLFKRFIKNLDEVILQMQACEKYKNKSEKECAKQLYKDLYSDPDFHKKFECKWKPCPARIRQILLSYQKDIPPQPDKELERSPVNNGIQILEALELTPIPNDVLEKWVKNYEKTKANEPAIEPENRAKQTKKPSSVVIPKTISFKLFTRLIQNLDSIILQMKQWPKYRDKSDMECVTTFYNNYFSYPKFRKIFVSKWKPCPGRVRDLLSSYAVEDKENRRETNHKTKQVDYDVVEDLGFGLFKMPVSFDKFCQCINIDDIVAKLMKTNDKKVIRADLNKYTSYCTDIYTQFFLFPHYRQKIAYHVKTADPEFRKQLEKYAIPMDEKAKSSMAKHSLKSQLINVKGVVYKFPVTFETFIQYINKEDLVVSLIKDAAPTASSKKVAEIQADERKSTHLLRGFYHNFYTSRDEKERFIWSFDGAPLATLAKLHEFAVPILCQSKEVPIDRLMKHFNQSALQRNPPISYQIFECFLDLDVVVKKMQEEPTYAQESNDNCKKIFYREFYNNPRVRLKYPYQIKACPPELLNKILMIPSKDQPIKKFPAQSQLNPSDLKELYAARRQELYSKTLENVRYNLSTHVLHGNCHIPDKPSSDEAVEPPPEENNFIETSGPPASTTKTGPDTSREEKEVSPKVDPVRESLLKEAKEIFFTQSGLEHNLRLLICTNVGLKGLMWRILFQLNLEEFQSYTNIHGGENLYTNETDLKQCYEHVVIKGNWPLNLYVRLSKLRHLMRTKGVEMDTLDLSLVSPKILHWNELVQHTDFDQIVELQYTERTGMKFSDQKTLWQERKQFYAACWKHDEWIYQAPKITDGRLNEMPVEDVPPLVDFVWRPVFDCETVEDTAASSLGNKETINAPIGQLSGALSDHTYSKSNASNLEDMDSDCPTTQLQKSIDSESENMSILSNCSSTTTVVEKQNPPVQNQPVTETPQLEPVVATPTIPEAERENAQEPEAAVNASNFVDVDNVCPATQIEQMSTDPLTPIKQEPIRFLNNLRAAISDSSITECIWESISTELVCLDSDEESDLACFAIPKNANTPKPSTVNAKEGGQNEEILGQKEATVTRKKKNAANNNPPAKRPRLAKDNVPQLRHGFRPLPLSTTDRTEGLTSGEPNTTDNASLPNGPGPLPLTAHVAHVPQDQQPPAPQEQQSPAPQDPQQPDPQPPDPKVGNVAQTATSGISASQDLALGNTLLNSSQLEWLLNANVTLRKVISDNSNNNTVVSRPQPVGGTSLWSHVIFRKLEVYRFFDSLTVDDIIKNQIEGCLVGATYQEALFKFDKRLSKVRGPILETLFPNLSAKLLSDVRQVLLDMKHFKYNSRYPGYKKPDLDLRERVLSLLMDVAPSFGTFHFHFDNASRASATCSKDGREDVDLVKRRSEFNVKDIISPDVLEEMRELNDIDFLN, from the exons ATGTCCACCTCAGAGGGGAAACGAGGAACAAAGCGCAAAGG GGATTCAATGTATCCGGTGTTGTTTTCAGAGTTCAAAAACCTGGTAACCAATCTGCCAGATATTTGCTTTGAACTGCAAAGCGAAAAAGGCGCCATGACGCTCGATGAGTGCGCTATGTTTTtctataaacaattttacgaaaatCCCAGCATAAGGAAAAAGTATCCTGTCAATATAAAGCCGTGTCCACGgcttaaaaagaaaaagttcttCAGCATACCAACAGAACTAGAACTAGGACCCACGCCCGCCAAAACCAAGGCCAAGGAAAACCGGAAACCTCCAGAAACCCTCAACGCAACCGACAAGAACCCCCCACCTTGGATGGTGGCCTTGCCAGACAGTAGCTCTGGATACTCGGATAGCGTTAGCGAATCCACTGATGTTCCTGCATGTCCCAAGAATGGCACGAATAAAAGGTCAGTGTCGAAAGAGAAAATAAATGTTGAGGAGTTTGCGAAAGACGTCGAAGTTAATATAAAAAA CGCGGGGAACTTTATATTACCCTTGCACCGAAATATATTCTTCAAGTATTTAAACCAGGAAACTGTTTTAAATTCATGGATCCCTAAAAAAGTCAAAGAAGTTATGCCTTTAGCCGAGCAGCTGTCAACGGTGTACAACGAATTCTATATATTCCCGTTTAAACGAAAAGATATAGAATATTTTGTTGGACTTCCTAAAGAACTAAAGGAacgtatttttaaatatgggATACCTATAGATGACAAGGCAGAAACGACAGTTCAATT aatgtGTCCCATCATTTCGTTGACAATCTTTGAGGATCACATTTTAAACTTAAGagaaattttggcaaaaatcaaaTCTGAAGATAGATCTGGCAAAAACTGGAAGTGGGCAGATTACTCCCAAGCCTactattttgcattttatcTTAATGTTGAGATTAGAGAAAAGTACGGCTTCAAAGTTAAAGAGTGCCACCCACGGATGAAGGATCGCCTTCTAAAAATACCTAACAAAGCGACTGCCGAGTTTTTGAAGAGACGCATGCCCCAGAATCTCCCTCAAATTAACTCGATGGTTACCACAACTCCCTTGCCGGAGATTATCACGGAAGTGACGAAAAAAGATAATGCGGAGAAACAAATTACGTTTGGACTTTTTAAGCGTTTCATTAAAAACCTAGACGAAGTTATTCTGCAAATGCAGGCGtgtgaaaaatacaaaaataaatcggAAAAAGAATGCGCTAAGCAATTGTATAAGGACTTGTATTCAGACCCCGATTTTCACAAGAAGTTTGAGTGTAAGTGGAAGCCATGCCCGGCTCGAATACGCCAAATTCTGCTAAGCTATCAAAAGGATATACCTCCGCAGCCAGATAAAGAACTGGAACGTTCTCCTGTGAATAATGGTATACAAATTTTAGAGGCATTGGAATTAACTCCAATACCCAACGATGTACTTGAAAAGTGGGTCAAAAACtatgaaaaaacaaaagctaaTGAGCCTGCAATAGAACCTGAAAATCGGGCGAAACAAACGAAGAAACCTTCTTCAGTTGTGATACCTAAAACAATATCATTCAAGCTGTTTACCCGATTAATTCAAAACCTTGATAGTATAATATTACAAATGAAACAATGGCCCAAATACAGAGACAAATCGGATATGGAGTGCGTTACAACATTTTACAACAACTATTTTTCATATCccaaatttcgaaaaatatttgttagcAAATGGAAACCATGTCCTGGGAGAGTTCGCGATTTGCTGAGTAGCTATGCGGTGGAAGACAAAGAGAATCGGAGAGAAACTAA TCATAAAACCAAACAAGTGGACTATGATGTAGTGGAGGACTTGGG atTTGGTCTTTTTAAAATGCCAGTTTCGTTTGATAAATTCTGCCAATGTATTAATATTGATGATATTGTGGCCAAGTTGATGAAAACCAATGATAAAAAGGTGATACGTGCAGACCTAAACAAATACACATCGTACTGCACCGATATATATACTCAAttttttctgttcccccattATCGACAAAAAATTGCCTATCATGTTAAAACAGCAGATCCAGAATTTCGAAAACAATTGGAGAAATATGCTATTCCCATGGATGAGAAAGCTAAGAGTTCCATGGCCAAACATTCATTAAAATCACAATTGATAAACGTAAAAGGTGTCGTCTACAAGTTTCCAGTGACTTTTGAAACCTTTATCCAATATATTAATAAAGAAGACTTGGTGGTGTCGCTAATTAAAGACGCAGCACCAACTGCGAGCTCCAAGAAAGTGGCAGAAATACAAGCAGACGAGCGGAAAAGCACTCACCTGTTACGTGGATTCTACCACAATTTTTACACATCTCGCGATGAAAAAGAAAGATTCATCTGGTCTTTTGATGGGGCACCGCTGGCAACTCTTGCAAAGCTACATGAATTCGCTGTGCCTATATTGTGTCAGTCTAAGGAGGTTCCAATCGATCGCCTAATGAAACACTTCAATCAGTCAGCTTTGCAGCGCAATCCACCCATTTCATATCAAATATTTGAATGTTTTCTCGACTTGGATGTGGTGGTTAAGAAAATGCAAGAGGAGCCAACATATGCACAAGAAAGTAATGATAATTGCAAAAAGATATTCTACAGAGAGTTCTACAACAATCCAAGAGTACGGTTGAAGTATCCATATCAGATAAAAGCTTGTCCGCCAGAACTattgaataaaatattgatGATTCCATCGAAAGACCAGCCAATAAAGAAATTTCCAGCGCAAAGTCAGTTAAACCCATCAGATCTAAAGGAACTTTATGCCGCCCGAAGACAAGAATTATATTC taaaacttTGGAAAATGTTCGCTATAACCTGAGCACTCATGTATTACATGGCAATTGTCATATCCCTGATAAACCCAGTTCAGATGAAGCAGTTGAACCTCCCCCAgaagaaaataatttcattgAGACCTCAGGACCTCCAGCGAGCACGACTAAAACTGGACCAGATACTTCCAGGGAAGAAAAGGAAGTTTCACCAAAAGTTGATCCGGTCAGAGAATCTCTCTTAAAGGAAGCCAAAGAAATATTCTTCACCCAAAGTGGCCTG GAACACAACCTGCGGCTCTTGATCTGCACGAACGTTGGACTTAAAGGACTCATGTGGCGTAtactttttcaattaaatctgGAGGAATTTCAGAGCTACACAAATATTCACGGTGGGGAGAACCTGTATACTAACGAAACGGACTTGAAACAATGCTATGAGCATGTTGTAATCAAGGGAAACTGGCCACTAAATCTGTATGTCCGGCTTTCAAAGCTAAGGCACTTGATGCGCACCAAAGGTGTGGAGATGGATACATTGGACCTCAGTCTTGTATCCCCAAAGATACTACATTGGAACGAGTTGGTTCAACATACAGATTTTGACCAAATTGTCGAGTTGCAGTACACCGAACGCACTGGTATGAAGTTTTCAGACCAAAAAACCCTCTGGCAGGAGCGTAAGCAATTCTATGCAGCCTGCTGGAAGCACGATGAGTGGATCTACCAAGCCCCCAAGATTACGGACGGGCGACTAAACGAGATGCCTGTAGAGGACGTGCCACCATTAGTTGACTTTGTTTGGa GGCCGGTGTTTGACTGCGAAACTGTTGAGGACACTGCGGCTAGTAGCCTTGGCAATAAGGAAACAATAAACGCTCCAATTGGTCAACTCTCTGGCGCACTTTCTG ATCACACTTATAGCAAAAGCAATGCCTCCAACTTAGAGGATATGGACAGTGACTGTCCTACAACACAGCTCCAAAAGA gtATCGATTCGGAAAGTGAAAACATGTCAATTTTGAGCAATTGTAGTTCCACAACGACGGTAGTTG aaaaacaaaaccctCCAGTTCAAAATCAACCTGTAACTGAAACACCTCAATTGGAACCAGTGGTTGCAACACCAACGATTCCAGAGGCAGAAAGAGAAAATGCTCAAGAACCAGAAGCTGCGGTCAATGCATCCAACTTTGTCGATGTGGACAACGTATGCCCAGCCACACAAATAGAACAAATGTCCACAGACCCGCTGACACCGATCAAGCAAGAGCCCATACGGTTTCTTAACAATCTACGAGCAGCGATTAGCGACAGTTCCATCACTGAATGTATATGGGAATCCATATCCACGGAACTAGTCTGCTTAGACAGCGATGAAGAATCGGACCTGGCTTGTTTTGCAATCCCGAAAAACGCCAATACACCAAAACCCTCTACAGTTAATGCAAAAGAAGGGGGGCAAAATGAAGAAATCTTAGGTCAAAAAGAAGCTACAGTAACTcgtaagaaaaaaaatgcgGCCAATAATAATCCGCCTGCCAAACGTCCGCGACTAGCGAAGGATAATGTTCCGCAACTGAGGCATGGCTTTAGACCGCTGCCCCTTTCCACAACAGATCGCACGGAAGGTCTAACTTCAGGGGAACCGAACACAACTGATAACGCTTCATTGCCGAATGGTCCTGGGCCACTACCGCTAACGGCGCATGTAGCGCATGTACCACAGGATCAGCAACCACCGGCTCCACAGGAGCAGCAATCGCCGGCTCCACAGGATCCACAACAACCAGATCCCCAACCACCGGATCCAAAGGTAGGAAATGTGGCTCAGACCGCGACATCGGGTATTTCCGCCTCGCAGGATCTCGCCCTGGGCAACACTCTCCTAAATTCGTCCCAGTTGGAATGGCTTTTAAACGCGAACGTCACCTTGCGGAAGGTAATTTCAGACAATAGTAATAATAACACTGTGGTTAGTCGTCCACAGCCGGTCGGCGGTACGTCTCTATGGAGTCACGTTATTTTCCGAAAGCTAGAGGTTTATCGTTTCTTTGATTCGCTCACAGTCGATGATATTATTAAGAACCAGATAGAGGGTTGCCTAGTGGGTGCCACCTACCAGGAAGCTCTGTTCAAATTCGATAAGAGGTTGAGCAAGGTTCGCGGTCCCATTCTGGAGACACTCTTTCCCAACCTGTCGGCGAAGTTGCTGAGCGATGTGCGACAGGTGCTTCTCGATATGAAACATTTTAAGTACAACTCCCGCTATCCCGGGTACAAAAAGCCAGACTTAGATCTGCGGGAGCGCGTTTTGTCCCTTTTGATGGACGTGGCACCCAGTTTCGGAACGTTTCACTTCCACTTTGATAATGCAAGCCGGGCTTCGGCTACGTGCAGCAAAGATGGTCGGGAGGATGTAGATTTAGTTAAGCGACGAAGCGAATTTAATGTAAAAGATATTATTTCTCCAGATGTCCTGGAAGAAATGAGAGAATTGAACGatatagattttttaaattaa